The following is a genomic window from Desulfofarcimen acetoxidans DSM 771.
TACTTTTTATTGTTAAGACTAAGAACACTTCATTTTGTCATTAATTTACGCATTAAATTAGCTTTTTATTAACATTTTCCCGGCGCTTGCCGGGTTTTTAATTGTTTATATAAGAATAATGCACTTAATTATACTCCCACTGAGAGTATAATTTATTCTATGCAGAACAGATTATTAATATAATTAATTAGTAAAAAAATATAATATGTTCTACTAAAAAATTCATCAGAAGTATGGCAAAAACCAGTCTCCATTAACAGGGCAAGAAAATTAATCTGAATCATTATATTTTATATGAAAGCAAGGATTACCATTTCTAACAGGGTAGAATATTTACCCCGTGCTTGGTATCCTTTAGTAGGTCAGAAAAATTATAGCGTCTCCCTACCAAAATCCTCGGCAAGAGAGTCGCATATCCTTCATTAAATTTCCGATAAATTGCAAAAAGTATATATTAAGCAATGTTGCCATTAACTAATTTTATAAAAAAAGAACCTCCGGGCTCTTTTTTTATAAAACCACAATGATTTACGGCAATAGAATCCATACTATTAGTTTCCATACAAAAACTTTTAAAGGGGCAGTAGCCATGTTATCCCTCCTTGCCATTTTCCATATACTTCGGCAAGAGGTTTGTGTTTCCTTTATTGAATTTTTGACAAATTACAACAACTTTATATTAAGTCATATCTACCATTAAAATAATTTTATCGCAAAATAAAAGAGCCTGGTAGGCTCTAATCCATTGAAGATAATATTTCTTTTGCCGCTTCAATATCAGATTGATGTACAACTAATCTAATTCCACCAATTGTAATAGGGGAATAGACGTACGTTGCTGAATGTTCATCTAATAAATGAGCCTTAATGCCCTCGCTTTCTAACAAACTTTTTATAATATGTGCCTCCGTAGCATCAAAAAAAGTACGCAACGTAACAAGTTTATCCATAAAAATCCACCCCGTTTTTACTTTTAGTATACACTATTAGCCAAACCAGGTAAAATACAAAAC
Proteins encoded in this region:
- a CDS encoding DUF2007 domain-containing protein gives rise to the protein MDKLVTLRTFFDATEAHIIKSLLESEGIKAHLLDEHSATYVYSPITIGGIRLVVHQSDIEAAKEILSSMD